One region of Oryza glaberrima chromosome 7, OglaRS2, whole genome shotgun sequence genomic DNA includes:
- the LOC127780666 gene encoding lon protease homolog, mitochondrial, which translates to MLRAAAAAAAVFPSRFAAAPAVAAVEEVRSPLLRVLGALRGGRVSTLGRRARSCSNSAGSDSEAAAAEAKAEDAVAAEGEADGKASSAIVPTVLRPEDCLSVIALPLPHRPLFPGFYMPIYVKDQKLLQALVENRKRSIPYAGAFLVKDEEGTDPNIVTSSDSDKSIDDLKGKELLQRLNEVGTLAQITSIQGDQVVLLGHRRLKITEMVQEDPLTVKVDHLKEKPYDKDDDVIKATSFEVISTLREVLKASSLWKDHVQTYTQHMGDFNYPRLADFGAAISGANKFLCQEVLEELDVYKRLKLTLELVKKEMEISKLQQSIAKAIEEKISGDQRRYLLNEQLKAIKKELGLETDDKTALSAKFRERIEAKKEKCPAHVLQVIEEELTKLQLLEASSSEFNVTRNYLDWLTVLPWGNYSDENFDVHHAQQILDEDHYGLSDVKERILEFIAVGKLRGTSQGKIICLSGPPGVGKTSIGRSIARALNRKFYRFSVGGLADVAEIKGHRRTYVGAMPGKMVQCLKSVGTANPLVLIDEIDKLGRGHSGDPASALLELLDPEQNVNFLDHYLDVPIDLSKVLFVCTANVIEMIPNPLLDRMEIIAIAGYITDEKMHIARDYLEKNTREACGIKPEQAEVTDAALLALIESYCREAGVRNLQKQIEKIYRKIALQLVRQGVSNEPTQEAAIVTASEEPNGGDSANKLKDETMEDPATENAAMTNADTASKEASELDLLKRTVDHDVHPAETPKEAVLTDSALLTDKLCTPEGNKDMEGAKEESADKAVEKVVIDSSNLGDYVGKPVFQAERIYEQTPVGVVMGLAWTAMGGSTLYIETTKVEEGDGKGALVLTGQLGDVMKESAQIAHTVGRAILLDKEPENLFFANSKVHLHVPAGSTPKDGPSAGCTMITSMLSLAMGKPVKKDLAMTGEVTLTGRILPIGGVKEKTIAARRSAVKTIVFPAANKRDFDELAPNVKEGLEVHFVDTYNEIFDIAFQSETQTETS; encoded by the exons ATgctgcgcgccgcggcggccgccgccgccgtcttcccctcgcggttcgccgccgcgccggccgtggcggcggttgAGGAGGTCAGGTCGCCGCTGCTCAGGGTTTTGGGGGCGCTCCGAGGCGGCCGGGTCTCGACGCTCGGGAGGAGGGCGCGCTCCTGCTCCAACTCCGCCGGGAGCGActccgaggcggcggcggcggaagctaAGGCCGAGGATGCGGTTGCTGCGGAAGGGGAGGCGGACGGCAAGGCGTCTTCCGCCATCGTGCCCACCGTCCTCCGCCCTGAGGACTGCCTCTCG GTCATAGCACTGCCTCTCCCACATCGTCCACTCTTTCCTGGATTTTATATGCCGATCTATGTAAAG GACCAAAAGCTGTTGCAAGCCTTAGTAGAAAACCGCAAAAGATCCATCCCATATGCTGGAGCATTTCTTGTGAAGGATGAAGAAGGTACTGACCCAAATATTGTGACCAGCTCAGATTCAGATAAAAGCATTGATGATCTTAAAGGGAAGGAGTTGCTGCAGCGCCTTAACGAAGTTGGTACACTTGCTCAG ATAACTAGCATTCAAGGGGATCAGGTTGTGCTACTTGGTCACCGTCGTTTAAAGATAACCGAAATG GTTCAGGAGGATCCACTTACAGTAAAAGTTGACCATCTTAAG GAAAAACCGTACGATAAGGATGATGATGTTATAAAAGCAACTTCATTTGAAGTTATATCCACCTTGAGGGAGGTTCTCAAGGCAAGTTCCCTTTGGAAGGATCATGTGCAAACCTACACACAG CACATGGGTGATTTCAACTACCCACGGTTAGCTGATTTTGGTGCTGCTATTTCTGGTGCCAATAAGTTTCTTTGCCAGGAGGTGCTTGAGGAATTGGAT GTATATAAGCGTCTAAAGTTAACTCTTGAGTTAGTCAAGAAGGAGATGGAGATTAGTAAGTTGCAG CAATCCATTGCAAAAgcaattgaagaaaaaataagTGGGGATCAGCGGCGTTATTTATTGAATGAGCAACTTAAAGCAATCAAGAAG GAGCTAGGTTTGGAGACTGATGACAAAACAGCATTGTCTG CAAAATTTAGGGAGCGGATTGAAGCAAAGAAGGAGAAATGTCCTGCTCATGTTTTGCAAGTCATTGAAGAAGAACTCACAAAGCTTCAGCTGTTGGAAGCCAGTTCTAGCGAGTTTAATGTAACAAGGAATTATTTGGACTGGTTGACAGTATTGCCATGGGGAAACTATAG TGACGAAAATTTTGATGTACATCATGCTCAACAAATCCTTGATGAAGATCATTATGGGCTGAGTGATGTCAAAGAGAGAATATTGGAATTTATAGCAGTTGGCAAGCTAAGGGGAACTTCACAAG GAAAGATCATATGTCTTTCTGGGCCACCAGGAGTTGGTAAAACTAGTATTGGTCGATCAATTGCACGTGCGCTGAACAGGAAGTTTTACAGGTTTTCTGTTGGAGGTTTAGCTGATGTGGCAGAAATCAAG GGGCATCGGCGTACGTATGTTGGTGCAATGCCGGGGAAGATGGTGCAATGTCTTAAATCAGTTGGAACAGCAAATCCTCTAGTATTGATTGATGAAATTGATAAG CTTGGGAGAGGGCATTCTGGTGATCCAGCCAGTGCATTGTTGGAACTTTTGGACCCTGAGCAGAATGTTAATTTTCTTGATCACTACCTTGACGTTCCTATTGATCTATCCAAG GTCCTTTTTGTTTGCACAGCAAATGTTATTGAGATGATACCAAATCCATTACTGGACAGGATGGAGATCATTGCAATAGCTGGTTATATAACTGATGAGAAGATGCATATTGCTCGGGATTATCTAGAGAAGAACACAAGAGAGGCTTGTGGCATTAAACCTGAACAG GCTGAGGTTACAGATGCTGCTCTTCTTGCCCTTATTGAAAGTTACTGCCGAGAAGCAGGAGTGCGGAATCTTCAAAAGCAAATTGAGAAAATTTACCGCAAG ATAGCTCTGCAACTTGTTCGCCAAGGGGTATCAAATGAACCAACTCAAGAAGCTGCCATTGTAACAGCGAGTGAAGAACCTAATGGTGGCGATAGTGCAAACAAGTTGAAAGATGAGACTATGGAGGATCCTGCTACAGAGAATGCTGCAATGACCAATGCTGATACTGCCTCAAAGGAAGCTAGCGAATTAGATTTACTGAAGAGAACAGTCGATCATGATGTGCATCCAGCTGAAACACCCAAAGAAGCTGTTTTAACTGATTCAGCCCTATTGACAGACAAGTTGTGCACACCAGAG GGCAACAAGGATATGGAGGGAGCCAAGGAAGAGTCAGCTGATAAGGCAGTTGAGAAGGTAGTAATTGATTCGTCAAACCTTGGAGATTATGTTGGGAAACCTGTTTTCCAAGCTGAGCGAATATATGAGCAGACTCCTGTTGGAGTTGTCATGGGTTTAGCTTGGACTGCTATGGGTGGTTCTACTTTATACATTGAAACAACGAAAGTGGAGGAAGGAGATGGGAAAGGTGCACTTGTGCTGACTGGCCAGCTTGGAGATGTCATGAAAGAAAGTGCTCAGATTGCGCATACTGTTGGTAGAGCTATATTACTAGATAAAGAACCAGAAAATCTGTTCTTTGCAAACTCAAAGGTACACTTGCATGTTCCAGCAGGGTCCACCCCTAAGGATGGCCCCAGTGCTGGATGCACCATGATCACATCAATGTTGTCCTTAGCTATGGGAAAACCTGTTAAGAAGGACCTTGCGATGACGGGTGAAGTAACATTAACTGGCCGAATCCTTCCAATTGGCGGG GTCAAAGAGAAGACCATTGCTGCCAGGAGAAGTGCAGTAAAGACAATCGTATTCCCAGCAGCGAATAAAAGGGATTTCGATGAGCTTGCTCCCAATGTGAAGGAGGGTCTTGAAGTTCATTTTGTTGATACATACAATGAAATATTTGATATAGCTTTCCAGAGTGAGACTCAGACAGAAACAAGCTAG